The Helianthus annuus cultivar XRQ/B chromosome 16, HanXRQr2.0-SUNRISE, whole genome shotgun sequence genome includes a window with the following:
- the LOC110917640 gene encoding uncharacterized protein LOC110917640, whose amino-acid sequence MPISLSPKAPFTTSSAPVPLPSPATTPAELTTYAVKPWGVCLDLIKPWGSLSLIVSPSKFWGVLLRSDKTLVAVAAVSSATVTVSSATVQHHLSGHSFAALLGFFGGFLLHKVSMFCIW is encoded by the exons ATGCCTATTTCTCTCTCTCCCAAAGCTCCGTTCACCACCTCCTCCGCCCCTGTTCCCCTTCCTTCTCCGGCCACAACTCCGGCGGAGCTAACAACATATGCGGTAAAACCTTGGGGGGTTTGCTTAGATCTGATAAAACCTTGgggctctctctctctcatcgttTCACCGTCAAAATTTTGGGGGGTTTTGCTCAGATCTGATAAAACCTTGGTCGCCGTCGCCGCCGTCTCATCCGCCACCGTCACCGTCTCCTCCGCCACCGTTCAGCACCATCTCTCCGGTCACTCTTTTGCGGCCTTGTTGGGTTTTTTTG GTGGTTTTTTGTTGCATAAAGTGTCCATGTTTTGCATATGGTGA